The genomic region GTGATATTATCCAAATATGGCTTAATATACATGaatgaaaccaaaaccaaaaacactgaCGCTCTCACCGATTATTGCTTAAAATGATGTTTGTGACGTTCTCCAGCTCTGTAAATGATTCAGGTCCAATCTGGTGTATATTATTCCCTATGACGATGACAGTCCTCGCATATCCTGGAATACTTTGTGGCACCGTGAGCAGGTCATTGGAAACACATTTCACTGTGCGAGTGACAGCCAAACACTCACAGCCAAAAGCACACTCCAAGCACTGGTATGGTGCACAAAGAAGGATTCCCAAAAACACTCGGagtgcaaaaacacacatgtctTAAGTAATTGCCGGGTAAAAAGAAAGATTCCAAAAACAATGTTAACACACTAGAGTGTGAACTACAGTAGAAACAAAACTTCAAATTCTAAATACAGCTTTTGTTGTCACAACCTAATCAAATGCTGCAGAGGCGGCAAAGAGCTCTCCAGCATCAGCCCCTCCGAATCTGCTCCACTCTGGGAATAAAGGATCCTGTAGAATTGATGGGAGTTCATATCAGGCAGAATCTGCTAGATGAAAAAGGTACGTGGTTCCCTTAAAGGTACAGAGGATGATTAAGGAGCCCACAGCCTGTGACCCACACCACAGTCTGCCAGGGAGACTTAAAAAGGCTTTGTATGCAGCACATCCaaaataaagttacagaaaCAGTCATATTAAACTGATAGAgatatacaataataaataatactcTTTTGGGTACACAACATCAaaaacaattcaattaaataaacGTAATGCAGTATTGCTCATAGTTTGAATAATTCGACAGTTATAGTAACATTCCAGCAGAACGCATTCAAATTATGTCTGAAGAACAAACACTTCACACATCAGTGTTGATACACCAGAGGAAAGACgactgaagaggaggagggtaTTTTTATAGCACAATACCACTATTTTTCACATGTGGGTCCTACATCATTCTATCTTTGGTAGCAGCTCATATCTCAGACAAATAATTGATGACTACTTTCAGCATTAAGATTTTGTGATCCATTTTGTAGTGATTCATCACTGAAATGTACATTAGCCGGTCTGGAAACACATTCATCACCACCAGTCTAATACAATGCATCTCTGGACTCCACCTTATTGCTCTAATGTGGTGTAATCTGGAAAAGATCGTCTTACTTCATAACTCTCTTAATAAGCAAAACGCAAACATAGAACCCACTTTGtgaaaaacagcacattttgAATAGATGTTTTGTAGATACTGTAGCTTCTTTGCCTCACTAAATCATACATtgcacagaaataaaactgttaaaacaaaaaagaattaTTAAAAGAAAGGACTCACAAATAGCTGGGCTTTGCCCTTCAATACCCTCCTAGAGACTAGATCACTACAGATCCCTAACAGAAAACGAAGTCCttcatttggattttttttttgtacagacaAATGTCCTGTCAAAAGAAACATCACTCACATCAACAGCCTATGACAAATGTATAAAGCAGAACTAAAGTCTATGAAGTGACCCATGTTGAAATGATCACTCCACTACTGTAGGTTGAATGTTAAGATGAATGTGGCGAGAACTCCGCAGAGCATGAAGAAGGGAAGCCAGGTCTTGAGGAACGCTGCCCAGCTGTAAGATATAGAGAGGGTAATGTGTGTTAGCGTAATCATCAACACCTGGATACCAcgagtgtgtgtacatgtgtgaggGTATATTTGGACATGTTGAAGTATTGCATGGTACAACCTCTTTACTCCCAGGGGCCTGTGCACCTCCCCGCCCACCCTCCAGCCTGCGCCCCACTGTCCTTTCCACCCAGCCGGTGCAGGGCGCCATCGGAGAGGTGACCTTCAGTGGTGACAGAGGGGGGAGCGCTACTGTCAGTGATGAATTACATGAGTCCTCTGTTTAAAAGACTCCTGTGCCGTGGGACTGTATGTGCAGAGGCAGCACTTATGCAACTCCAGCGTTCTCAATGTGGGTCAGCAGAAAATAATGAGGGTGGGATCTCTGGGCCATATGTCTGTTAATGCTCACAAGCGTCCAGAAGCAGACTGCTGTTTGTGATGAAGACGAGTCAGGTGTGGCCCAGTAGTGTTAATGGCAACCATATTTTCCTTCTACcacattttctgtcttctctgtgtaTACGACACCTCTGCTCTGGAAGaggaaaatgtatgtaaatgtaaaaataccaaaatgtcAACCTTCTGAAAAAGGTTCATTTATGCAGTCAGCACTTGGTCAGGTCTCACGAATTGCTGCATCAATGCTGTGTGGCATGGAGGCAGGAGGGTGTTATGAAGGCCCAGGTTGTTTTGATAGCGGTCTTCAGCTTGTCAGCATTGTTGGGTCTGCAgtctctcattttcctcttgacGAGGTCAGGTCAAGCGAGTTGGCTGTCCAACCAAGCACAGTAATTCCATGGTGGGCAAACCAGTTACTAGTTGTTTTGGCACTGAGGGCAGGCAtgaagtcctgctggaaaaggaaatcagcatctTCATAAAGCTCGGcagcagatggaagcatgaagtgctcaaAAATCTCTTGATAGACCACTGCACTGACTCTGGAATTGAGAAAACACTGACTGtagaaacttcacactggactttaAGCAACTtcgattctgtgcctctccaatCGTCCTCCaaactctgggaccttgattttcaattaaatgcaaaatgtacTGTCTatctgaaaagaggactttggaccactgagcgCAGTCCAGTACTTTCTTTCCTGAGCCAAGTGAGACGCTTCTGATGCCGTCTCTGGTTCAGGAGTAGCTTAACACTAGCTCATTTCCTGGacacgtctgtgcgtggtgatTCTTGATGCTCTGACTCCAGCCTCACTCCattccttgtgaagctcccccaacTTCTTGAATCAGCTTTGCTTGACAATCCTCTCAAGGCTGCGgtcatccctgttgcttgtgcaccttttcctaccacacttTAATCTTCCAGTCAATTTtccatgaatatgctttgatcCAGCATACagcactctgtgaacagccCCTTCAGCAGTTACCTTCTGTGCCttaccctccttgtggagggagTCAGTGAGTGTCCTCTGGACAACTGTCAAGTCAggagtcttccccatgattgtggttCTGTGTACTGAATCAGACTGAGAGATTGaaggctcttctcaggtcgacatttctgtattatacagtctttattctaatattttgagatatggatttcCAAGAGCTGTAAGCTTTaatcatgaaaatgaaaacaaataaaggcctgaaatatttcactttatatgtaatgaatctagaatatatgagtttcactttttgataaaattagagaaataaataaacttttctacaatattctatttttatGTGATGCATCTGTATATTTATAAAATCGCCTTGATTTGACTAACCATCTGtgtaacagacaaaaaacagaaagacagttTTATATAGACGGGGATTCTTGCTTACAAACAAAGTGCTTGATGCACTGCCATGAGGTTTTGATGGTATGTGCCCGTGGACAGCTGTAACATGGATACACCATTATGGTTGGTGGTTTATTCCCAGTGGTACAAACCCATTTAACCCATGATAGGAAATGTAGATCCCAGTACCATGCTTGAgagacaaattaaataaaaactctATTTCTAGCTAAATGTATCCAAAACCTATGAACAAGATCAGGCAGGACTCTTTAGGTTCTGTATGTGAACTGTTCTTAATGGTAACATAAATGCCAGAATGAGGCTTAAATACTCACCTCACATGTTTCCCATGAATTAAAGACCGCACACATAGGTTCACCATGTTCCAAGACGAGCTGTTGTCGTAGCGCATTAGGTTGAGGGCCATGGCCACGTGGGAATGGCAGTTATCTAAGCACAGGTTGTGCTTCAAATCAGAAAAgggtatttattattatatgaataatgatgtggatgtgtgtgtattaaaaatTCTAAATACTGTCTTACTGGCCTGCACTTGTATTCCTCAGACGCATCATGCACTGCTTTGTCCCATGTAGCAGCACCATTGCCACACACTTTGTCCACATCAAGCTTCCAATACCTGCGATATTAGTTAACAATCAATCTATGGATAAATTGTTCACCTAAATGTTGAAATACTACTTACAAAACTGTGATTACTAAACTTACTTTGTTGGTCTACCAAAGCCCATGTTGTCCTCCTGGTGGGGGATTTAATGAATCACACCAGTGAACTTAAGCTTGAAGTTATAGCTCACTCAAAATATAGCAGATGCCACACATCATTAGACATTCACCAGCTTTCCTCTACACGTCAGCATGACATCTCAGATTCAAGgtttgcattttcatttctaTCTCACTGGACTCTGCTGGGCCATTACACTGAAGTGAGCTGTTGCATGAGGTTAAACTACCTATCGcggctgaaaaataaaataattttaaggcGATACTCACAGAGACAAAGTATGATCCTGCAAAATCTCGTATGACTCCAGAAGAGGTGCATATACCCATGTGACCAATGAAGGGGAGCACCCACCTGCAGCATGCACCCACAAAACAATACATCGACACACGAGTCAATCCATGTACTTTGGTTGTGTAACCGAATACATGCAGTACATTTAGTACAGCCACTTATTTACAGGACAAATATCGCATTGGGGATTTAACCAGTGGCTAACATAAATCTGCAAAAGCGGCAAGTGGTCACGCTAATGCTAGCAAGAGCAAGGAAAACATGTTCGCCTCTTACGATAAAATAGGAATAGGCGTCCAGACAATGCAGTAAGGGTAGCGGCTGGTTTTTCTGTCGCTTTTTAAGAAATCGCCGTGGTAGTTCATCATCACGTCGGTGTCGTCCACCTCCGCCATCACTGCCTGGAGTCTCCTTGAGTGACAGGGGATGACGCACAGCCAGCTAGAGGCGGCGTCGAAGCTGAAGCGCGCAGCTATTGGGTCAGTGAACGCAACACCGTGTGTCCACTGTGCAGTGTGTTAATTAGATTTAATAAGTAGTGCAGGGTTCCAGTCATCAAAGTTTCtaccaaaacaacaatattcttattttgtcatttttacttattttaagcCTTTCTTAGTGTTTGTTAGTATATTCCATATAAACTGACAGACAAAACCAATCGGTTATTCGACCTGTGGTGGACGAAGTAGCCTACACACTACTCCTGTACTTGAGTACAGGAGTAGTGTGTAGGCAAAAGTAGACAAAAGTACAGAGACCCTTGCTAAATATTACTTCACTAAAAGGAGAagtcttcaatttaaatttctacttgAGTCAAAGTACAAAAGGACCACCTTTTGCCAGTTAAATTTCAACTTGCAACTAATCGTTTtggctgtacttgtataaactgttgggtcggttcatttataacaaaacatcatattttataaagtcTTCATATATTTGCGTAAAAAGCTTCATTTGTAAACTATCTGCTAAAGctctcagataaatgtagtgaagtaaaaagtacaatatctttGAGATGGAggggagtagaagtagaaagtggcatgaaaagaaaatactcaagcaAAGTACAAATATATCTAATTTGTACTAATTTgttaagtaaagtacttgagtacatttagtcaagtactttacttaagttactgtccaccactggttaTTAATGCAAGGAATGGATgtagtttgtgttattttacagtATAAATGGCAAATGTACAATGTTGAATGTGCACACGTGTTTAAATCAACATTATTTTGACAGACATTTATCTAATATTTGCATAGTTACTTAGTCAGCCTTGGCACGCACAGGCTGAAGGCTGTTGTTTCAGCCCTTTTTGGCACCCAACACACAAGATCAGTCAGCCGGGAGCTTTATCACTCCAACCTCCACTACCCCTAAAGCTGCCACCTCATTACTGTTCAGTAAATGGGGCGTGAGATGCTCCCCCAACTACTCATGCTTATGATGTACTGTGCTCACATTTGTTGCTTAATAGTCAGCAAAAGCAGGGAGCTCACCTACAGTACATCTTCCCAACCTTGTTAGTCATGGGTCAGTACTGCTGTGTTGTGTAACTGTTAACACGAAAAGCATAAACACCACTAATGTTACCATTTcaagaacaagagagagaatACAGACAAGATAGTGTTCAATAATTTTATTCTTCACTTTGTTCGCAACAAAGGTTATTATAGGATTCCTCAAAAAAACCCCTCAAATTACtgaacaaagtaaaacacatgGAAGCCTAGTGTTGCATGTTGTTGAGGACCCCTTCCTTAACATTTCCCTATTTGGTGGCAAAGAAGACCCAATGAGCTGTTCTCTGagcaacatgttaacatgtgtgctgtgtgttctttttttccccacaactATGATCAGAGATGCCTCATGCAAGCAGGACTGAACACCTGACTGCAGCAGAGGTCTGGTGCTTGAGCCACGCGAGCTAGTAGGCTGGAGCCCTATCGCCTCTTAATACTTAGCGCATCATTTGCCATTTACTGCAAATTAGCATCTGTGTCCAACTTACACTCAACAGAAGTTTCACTGGCATGTCATgccaaacaacattttaaatcaatgggacttgatttaaaacaaaaaaaaaaaaactctattagaagttgttttttttttaactattttttttGTCGATATCTTGTTGATTATCAAGAATCTATTGTAGTAAAACCTTTTAACTAAAAAGGAGCACAGTATGCCAAAATTATGTttcaatgaaacaaagaaaaaaaacattaatccTTGGCCATTGAAATTAAAGATGGCAACCTTTGGCAGAAAAAACCACTTGTTTGTTCTGACAGTTATAAACTAAACAAAGcttataaatacatttcattgGAGTAACACTTGCATCTTTCACAACTTGGCGAGTGACAATTAATTCTAGGCTTCCTGTGACCAAAACTCCAACTGAAAATATGATCAACTCAGAATCAATGACTTGGGTGGGCAGCCTTTCTGAGATGAGCGGGTACAAAGACTCTCAGCTCCAACTGTAGAGCAGACAGGAGATGCTACAAAGCACCGCCGTCTGGTCTGTGAGCCCATCCTCCACGGAGAACACTGGGACTGTGTGGCCACACCGACCTGACATCACACTGCAGGATTCTCcttctgtgtgttgtgtgtctctTCAACAGAAACCTGAGGAGGGATAAGTGCTGAACTCCTCCTTCTTCGTGAGCAACTGGGGGAGTGACGTGGAAAGTGCTCTCCTCAAAAGGTGTCCCCCTGCCACAACAAAGTGGAGGGGGAGGCTGAGGTGTTGTTGGTGCTTTGAAGGGGGCGAGATGGGGGTCTTCTCCACCCTCCATGAAATTCCTCTCCCCAAAGTGGTCTCCACCAGTCCTCTCTTTGGACAGGGGAGGGTGATGCATAGTGCAGAGATGTGACATGACATTCACTCAATGTTTCTGTCAGATAGGGGGAGAAATTAAGATTCAAACAGGAGCTGGGCTTTACTTCCCGCATCCATTCTACAGAATGGCGGACAGTTTGTTTAGCTTGGCCGACACTGCACTTGTCCCTCTGAGCTGTCTTCGTCATCTGAGCCATCTGGGCCAACACCACGCAGGCCTGTGATGCGATAGCCCATGTTGAGCAGCATTACCTCCAGGGGATCAGCGTTCATACGCCGCTGGTTCGCCTGAGCAGCACCGTCCATGTCCTCCACCACTCGCCCGTTCTCAGTCTCTGTCTGTATTATGAGAAAGTAGACGGTAGGGGAAGGGTGCCATTACATGACAATACATGATAAGAATGCTTTATTTTCATTGAACTGTTTTCTTAAAATGCACCCTCcgcatttcaacaacaaaaatgttgtaATTGGTAAACTAGGCCTGTCCCATGCCAAAGGCTTTGCTAAATGTTACCACCTTTGCAGGAATCTAGGGGACGTCAGTATCCCAGAATCTAACCCACACTGGTCAGATTGTTTAATGGTGCATTCAGGTGTGCATCATTAATTTTTAGAGTCTCGAAATATCACATGACCATGTCATTTTTACCAGATTTTTATCAGGTGGTCATCGGTCACCTGTAAATACATCAAATGAACTGAACAGACATTTTGAGTGACAGTGACTCGGTTCaaaaaaccacaaacaaataTTGTGCTTTCACCGTATGACTAACCAATACAATTTCAAAAGTCTGTGAATCAGCATAATTTTGGGATTATATGTAATTCTGAATTAATTATGCGCGAGACCATGATGCGCACTGTATCCAACTTTtaccaaaatatatatatatattaatacgCAGACGTTTCAGTTGTTTACCTCTGGTCTAGGGTTCCATAATCGCACCACAGGGTCAATACCACTGGTGGCCAGGAAGCAGTAGCTTGGGTGGGGCTGCAGGCAGTTGACTATTGACTCATCCCCCTGCAGGATCCTCACCAGATTAGTTGTCTCCTTTTCCCAGATAAAGAAGGAGCCGTCATCTGAGCCACTGACGATGTACTGGCCTTTGCTGTAGAGACAAGGAATCCATTCAGACCTGCCTGACGAGCCATGTTCTTGGAACATGTCTTATTTACTAGGAATCATGAAATTGTTCATCATTATACACTGCACTTCCTTCACAGAACACTTGTTCACATCACCGTACAGGCATGTAACCAGGGCTTTGGTATACAACGTTCGATGGGAACTGAGCTTTGTGTTACATTATGTGGACTGTATTGTATTCCAGTGGTTCTAGTTATTCAGACCTTCCAGCTGGATAATAGGAAACCAGGTGaggggagggaagaggagggaaaCAATCTTTTGTTAAGCAACAGGTTTGCTTAGTGTTTCACATAATATGCAGTGGCCTGCTTGAGCTGATCTACATTTTGACTTATAAATTAGTAAATTCCTCATCACAAAGTGTTTTTATCATCATCAAACTAAAGAattctattattatattatagaaAATGACAGTCAAGCACATGACAGAATACAGTTCGACAGACATATTCAGagtgaaacaaacattttacagtcacatgttagacaaaaaaaagtggGGACAACTATGACACTTCTTTTATAAATAATCAACTTTTGAACTGGTACTGATATGTGcactttataaaatattttcctgTACTGAAATGTAAGATCTTCATGATTTaacagtggatattttaaacTTGAAATATTTGACCAGTCACAAAACCACCTACAGTACCTAAAAGGCTACATTTATGAATGAAAGCTACTTTTCACTGTACACTGGTTTTCGCTCTACTGATTCTTCACTGTAGGTTCACAGAGCTCATGACTGCCCCATAGTGAGACCTCAGCAGACTGGAAGTGAGATCTACTGACCTTCCAAAGAAGTTGGCCTCTTTGATATCTGTGGTGGTGTTACAGTGACCACAGTATCTGTGCTTATAGTCAAAGCTGCGCTCTCTCagcaccagttcatcttcaGGGATGGACTCCTTCCGGCTGAATGAGTGGAATCGAATGGAGCTGTTGGACTTCTTATCTTCAGCTggtgaagaaaaaacaacagagtCATTCAGATATATTTACAAAAGACACAAAGGCAAATCAGCAAAGATACACTCTTTTCTACCTGATTCTGTCTTGGAGAAGAGAGCTGCCTTGATGTCTTTATCCAAGGCATCACAGGCACTACTGTGTGCCTGCTCTGGAAACTTTCCTTTGAAATCATCCAGACACTCCAGAGCTTCAGCCACATACTTCAACTCAAACAGACACCGTGCCAGCCGGAAATGAGCCTTCAGATGACCAGGGTTTAGAGTCAGAGCCTTCAGACAATCCCTGAGGGCATCATAATGGTCTCCATCCCTGTGAATCACaggtaataaaacaatacaaaaaaacttACTTGTTTTTATAGCCTTTATAAGTAGATGATGAATCACCTCTCTGCAGTGATACGACAACACATACCACTTGCGCTTCATGTAGGCTGCAGCCCGGTTCCCATATAGCATGGCGTTGCAGCTGGCCTCATGAATGCCTAAACTGTATAGCTGGATGGCCTGTGTCCACTGCTGCCGTGCAAATGCATCATTAGCTTGTTGCTTTATCTTCTCCAAGTGAGGAGGGAGCTCTGTAGAACTGAGGCAAAAAGAGCAGAAGAAACATAACTgaagtgtgtgcatgttcagATCTTTAAACAGTCAATCTGTGTATGAAAACCAATCACTTACAGGCTGAAAAGAGCATTACCTAGAGTGCATCTTGCCTTCAGAAAATCGCATATGGCTGGTTGGCAAGTGAAGTCCATTAGAGACGCCATTGGTTGTCTTTCCATTCTGTACATCTCCTGGGAAGAGGTCAAAGTTTCAGAAACCACCAATACATCTGTAGATGCAGaactttattttgttaatatagATGGCACAGACCTACCTGGTGATGACTGACACTTTTTTGGAATCAAGAAGGCGTATGGCTTCTGTTTAAATGTCAAGTCAAACAGATACACCTAGAAGAACAATAGCAATacacaaacaaagcaaatgttTAAACACTGAAAAAGATGTTAATAACCCCTGTCGCCATTCCTTGTTTGTTCTGAGAAGCATTACCTGTTCCCCACCCATATTAACAAGTAGCTCGGTGCCATCTGGACTGAAGGTGACATAGGTGGCCACCAGGACCCTCAGGCGGTTATTATAGTCTGGGAGTTTCACGGGCAGGTGACCTGCGGCATTCAAACAGAAGGTGATGTTATTAAACCACGTGCAACCTGCACGTTTCCTGATGTCATTCCTGATGCCCATTAAATAATAGACAATTCAACCATTTATGCACCTGCAACATAATACTGCCCAGCTCCGTCCGGGATGGGCTTCTGCCTTTCACAGAACGTATGCACAGCTGCTGATGTGCTCTGACTCATAGATTTCCtgtgtgagaaaaaaaacttgattAAAACACAGttgtgcatgtgtatttcaAAACTGGGAATGCGCCACATTTGAGTGGTTGCTGATAAATTATTACCataaaatagcaacaaaaaacataacCAACCTGTAGTTATGAATCATCCTGATGTCATAAAGGCGCACAAAAGGCCCGTTGGCTCCCACTGCCAGGTAGTTGTTGTCCCGTGGGTTGACAGCTAGACATTTGGCCTCAACCAGCTGACCACAGAACTCTGTCAGGTCAATCAGCACCTCAGAGCGTTTACTGCTCTCCCTTAAGTCATATTGTCTGTAATGAACAAGGAGACAGTCAGCATATTAGCGGTCGCAAAACTAGGTATGGGATATCTTGTGACTTTGTTAAACACAACAAGGTTATTTAATTCATTTCTGGTTATGACCTGATGATGCCATCCTCCGCGGCACTCCAGAAGGTGTTGGGCCACATGGGCGCTGTGGCGATGCGTTTTACTCGGTTGGTATGATCAGAAAACATATGGATGGTTTCCTTCACCGTCAGGTCATGCACATGGACCTTTGTGTCGGCTGCACCTGTTACCAAAATTCTGTCCCCGGAGTGAGGGAGGAACTGTATGGACAAAAACACCAGAATCAATGCAGAAGTACAGAATCAGTGTATCACAATGGCGGCCCTTTCAGTCACACAGTGATCAGCCAGTAGCCATAGGTTAAGGCATTTCTAAAGTGTTTACATAGAATACTTATACAGCCAATCTATTGATAGCCTGATTAATGGCATTTAACGCCATCTCCCCATTATCTTTTATCACTTCACCAAAAGAAATTAAACCTTCAAATTTGTCAAACAGGATGGTTTTCCACCAATCATGCCACTCATTAAATGGCCAACAGTGACACCTAATGTACAGGAAGTGAATCAGTATCACAGAGCATTCGCTGACCAGAATTTCAACTGCTGTTTGTGTCCTGAATTGTAATGAAACTTGTGATAGCGAGCAGTAGATTTGTGTGATTACATGGTTGAAATGCCCTTCCATGAGACTAAAATGCAAGTACTACACTAATCTAACCCTACTGTAAGCATAATGCAATAACACCACCAGGGTACGATGTTCGATTGGGCTACACCTTAACTCACATCACTGCCCTAATCACATTATGACTACATTATCAACGTGTATGTAAACGCAGCCACTGTAAATGACTTCAGCCCACTTTCCCTCCTGTCATTCAATACATCCATCTTACACTCAGTCCTCCTTACCTTTACAGAGAATATGTTTGCTGCATGACCTGTGTGCATAGTTGTAAGCTTCTTGTGTCTGAATGGATCCCAGATGACGGCATGCTGATCATCTGAACCAGAGGCCAGTAAACTGAATACAAAAAGAATCAACATTTGTTATGGCTCTTTACAACTAATGCCATATAAAATCAAATACTGTCATAATTTTTGGCAATAAACAGTGCTGCAGCaacatttaacataaaatataaagtagAACAGCATCCTAATTTTATTTCGACATAGTATTACCAGCCCTAACAGGCCTTCACTGTACATACAGTTGTATAATGCACCTCAGAATATGAGTTTTGGTACATATATGGTGATGTCACCCAGCCAGTCATCCCAGGTCACACTATAATTGTACACACAAGATGAAACTTTAGGTTTTGAAGACTTACTCCCCTCGTTCATTCCATTCTAGACAGTTCACACAG from Micropterus dolomieu isolate WLL.071019.BEF.003 ecotype Adirondacks linkage group LG03, ASM2129224v1, whole genome shotgun sequence harbors:
- the wdtc1 gene encoding WD and tetratricopeptide repeats protein 1 yields the protein MFCGEAMTAANITRDILHRQIRDKRASGFQRFYHVTDPFIKRLGLEAELQGHTGCVNCLEWNERGDLLASGSDDQHAVIWDPFRHKKLTTMHTGHAANIFSVKFLPHSGDRILVTGAADTKVHVHDLTVKETIHMFSDHTNRVKRIATAPMWPNTFWSAAEDGIIRQYDLRESSKRSEVLIDLTEFCGQLVEAKCLAVNPRDNNYLAVGANGPFVRLYDIRMIHNYRKSMSQSTSAAVHTFCERQKPIPDGAGQYYVAGHLPVKLPDYNNRLRVLVATYVTFSPDGTELLVNMGGEQVYLFDLTFKQKPYAFLIPKKCQSSPGDVQNGKTTNGVSNGLHLPTSHMRFSEGKMHSSSTELPPHLEKIKQQANDAFARQQWTQAIQLYSLGIHEASCNAMLYGNRAAAYMKRKWDGDHYDALRDCLKALTLNPGHLKAHFRLARCLFELKYVAEALECLDDFKGKFPEQAHSSACDALDKDIKAALFSKTESAEDKKSNSSIRFHSFSRKESIPEDELVLRERSFDYKHRYCGHCNTTTDIKEANFFGSKGQYIVSGSDDGSFFIWEKETTNLVRILQGDESIVNCLQPHPSYCFLATSGIDPVVRLWNPRPETETENGRVVEDMDGAAQANQRRMNADPLEVMLLNMGYRITGLRGVGPDGSDDEDSSEGQVQCRPS
- the LOC123967849 gene encoding transmembrane protein 222-like, which gives rise to MAEVDDTDVMMNYHGDFLKSDRKTSRYPYCIVWTPIPILSWVLPFIGHMGICTSSGVIRDFAGSYFVSEDNMGFGRPTKYWKLDVDKVCGNGAATWDKAVHDASEEYKCRPHNLCLDNCHSHVAMALNLMRYDNSSSWNMVNLCVRSLIHGKHVSWAAFLKTWLPFFMLCGVLATFILTFNLQ